A genomic segment from Parolsenella catena encodes:
- the rsfS gene encoding ribosome silencing factor: protein MTTSIDIAREAAMAADDKKASDVVVLDVRGISDVVDAIVVCTAANSRLAGAVVDEVEERLRLRFGLSALSVSGKGDGPWVLVDFASVSVHVFSPEGRDYYRIERLWGDAPRIDVATDQAHSSEPGQGA from the coding sequence ATGACGACGTCAATCGACATCGCCCGCGAGGCTGCGATGGCCGCCGATGACAAGAAGGCCTCCGACGTCGTTGTGCTCGACGTCCGTGGCATCTCTGACGTGGTGGACGCCATCGTCGTGTGCACGGCGGCAAACTCGCGCCTCGCCGGCGCTGTCGTTGACGAGGTCGAGGAGCGGCTCCGCCTCCGGTTTGGCCTGAGCGCGCTCTCGGTCTCGGGCAAGGGCGACGGTCCCTGGGTGCTCGTCGACTTTGCCAGCGTTTCCGTCCACGTCTTCTCTCCCGAGGGCCGCGACTACTACCGCATCGAGCGCCTGTGGGGAGATGCGCCCCGCATCGACGTTGCAACTGACCAGGCTCATTCGTCGGAACCGGGCCAGGGCGCCTAG
- the nadD gene encoding nicotinate-nucleotide adenylyltransferase, with the protein MSTEHIACAHVAGSDALVRDLPVLGQDPSRTYRLGIMGGTFDPIHNGHLVAAEQACNDLGLDVVVFVPAGSPAFKQDRRVSTPEDRHAMTLLATADNPRFLVSRIEVDRPGVTYTVDTLELLRSHYPSNVELYFITGADAIIDIISWRDAARIAQLAHLVGATRPGYDLESARASIAASGIDFKVSYLEVPALAISSSDLRARVASGQSLRYLTSDAVLGYIEKRGLYEAPRPAYTAPDALGLIDGFGRDAL; encoded by the coding sequence ATGTCCACCGAGCACATAGCCTGCGCCCATGTCGCCGGTAGCGACGCGTTGGTCCGAGACCTTCCCGTTCTCGGGCAGGATCCAAGCCGCACGTATCGCCTTGGCATCATGGGCGGCACGTTCGATCCCATCCACAACGGGCACCTCGTGGCTGCCGAGCAGGCCTGCAACGACCTTGGCCTTGACGTCGTCGTCTTCGTCCCTGCGGGCAGCCCGGCCTTCAAGCAGGACAGGAGGGTCTCCACACCCGAGGACCGCCATGCCATGACGCTGCTCGCCACGGCCGACAACCCACGCTTTCTCGTAAGCCGCATAGAGGTCGACCGTCCGGGCGTCACCTATACGGTGGACACGCTCGAGCTGCTTCGCAGCCATTATCCGAGCAACGTGGAGCTCTACTTCATCACGGGCGCCGATGCCATCATCGACATCATCTCGTGGCGAGATGCCGCGCGCATCGCCCAGCTGGCGCACCTCGTAGGTGCCACGCGCCCGGGGTATGACCTGGAGAGCGCACGGGCCAGCATCGCCGCGTCCGGCATTGACTTCAAGGTAAGCTACCTCGAGGTCCCGGCGCTCGCCATTTCCTCGAGCGACCTGCGCGCCCGCGTCGCCTCCGGCCAGTCGCTTCGCTACCTCACCTCGGACGCCGTCCTTGGCTACATAGAGAAGCGTGGCCTGTACGAGGCGCCGAGGCCCGCCTACACGGCCCCCGATGCCCTTGGCCTTATCGATGGCTTCGGGAGGGATGCGCTATGA
- the glyS gene encoding glycine--tRNA ligase subunit beta, producing the protein MAQTKDFLLEIGCEEMPSAPLINASKQLPKLVEKALDAAGLSHGGIRVISSPRRLAAIVSDVATETEAVHEVMRGPKTQIAFDAEGNPTKAAQGFARKFGVDASELERRVDTDGNEYVFAEKNVPSAPAVPILSELGHDVIASIEWPNYRSQRWGSEHETFVRPIRWICALLGGEVVPVEYADVRSGNTTRGHRVLAPGEHVVAEPSAYEKVLEDAYVLSSERREQVIREGIAKIEAERPGSHVDTPKRTFDEVVNLCEWPTVLVGTFDEEFLKVPQEIICESMLSNQRYFPIFDGAGKLTREFVIVSNADPKVSETVVSGNERVVRPRLDDAKFFYEEDLKVSLDTFRERLANVKFQQKLGNVLQKSERIESLALAITHEARIGAKLAAASARAAHLCKADLVSSAVVEFTNQQGVMGGYYALAAGEGEDVAEGIRDHYRPRFAGDELPEGTCGCVVAVADKLDTIAGMFAIGEPPTGSKDPYALRRAAIGVVTILRDRLHVGYEPLVAAALESLADQGIEFDAGKVAEDVNAFILGRMQQMAREDGISADTVSAVSAGSVTAPDDFFALAHALEGARANDPETFENLAVAYARAAHLADASLGTELDESLMGDAEKALSQAVRASRASISEALEAKRLDDVIGQLASLREPIDAFFADVMVMDEDVALRENRLRLLNNLVEVFSGIANVGELARKK; encoded by the coding sequence ATGGCACAGACGAAGGATTTCCTGCTCGAGATCGGGTGCGAGGAGATGCCCTCCGCCCCTCTCATCAACGCGTCCAAGCAGCTCCCCAAGCTCGTCGAGAAGGCGCTCGACGCGGCCGGCCTCTCCCATGGTGGCATTCGAGTCATCTCCTCGCCCCGCCGTCTGGCAGCCATCGTCTCCGACGTGGCAACCGAGACCGAGGCGGTGCATGAGGTCATGCGCGGGCCCAAGACCCAGATCGCCTTCGACGCCGAGGGCAACCCGACCAAGGCCGCCCAGGGCTTCGCGCGCAAGTTCGGCGTCGATGCCTCCGAGCTCGAGCGTCGTGTTGACACCGATGGCAACGAGTACGTCTTTGCCGAGAAGAACGTGCCCTCCGCCCCCGCCGTGCCCATCCTGTCTGAGCTCGGCCACGACGTGATCGCCTCCATCGAGTGGCCCAACTACCGCTCCCAGCGCTGGGGCTCTGAGCACGAGACCTTCGTGCGCCCCATTCGCTGGATCTGCGCGCTGCTCGGCGGCGAGGTCGTGCCCGTGGAGTATGCCGACGTCAGGAGCGGCAACACCACGCGCGGCCACCGCGTCCTCGCTCCGGGCGAGCACGTGGTCGCAGAGCCCTCCGCCTACGAGAAGGTCCTCGAGGACGCCTACGTGCTGTCCTCCGAGCGCCGCGAGCAGGTCATCCGCGAGGGCATCGCCAAGATCGAGGCCGAGCGCCCTGGCTCGCACGTCGACACCCCCAAGCGCACGTTCGACGAGGTCGTGAACCTCTGCGAGTGGCCCACCGTCCTCGTGGGCACCTTCGACGAGGAGTTCCTCAAGGTGCCGCAGGAGATCATCTGCGAGTCCATGCTCTCCAACCAGCGCTACTTCCCGATCTTTGATGGGGCCGGCAAGCTCACCCGCGAGTTCGTTATCGTCTCCAACGCAGATCCTAAGGTCTCCGAGACGGTCGTCTCGGGCAACGAGCGTGTCGTTCGCCCGCGTCTCGACGACGCCAAGTTCTTCTACGAGGAGGACCTCAAGGTCTCGCTCGACACGTTCCGCGAGCGCCTCGCGAACGTCAAGTTCCAGCAGAAGCTCGGCAACGTCCTGCAGAAGTCCGAGCGCATCGAGAGCCTCGCGCTCGCCATCACGCACGAGGCCCGCATCGGCGCCAAGCTCGCCGCGGCGAGTGCGCGCGCCGCGCACCTGTGCAAGGCAGACCTCGTCTCGAGCGCCGTCGTAGAGTTCACGAACCAGCAGGGCGTCATGGGAGGCTACTACGCGCTTGCCGCCGGCGAGGGCGAGGACGTCGCCGAGGGCATCCGCGACCACTATCGTCCGCGCTTTGCCGGAGACGAGCTGCCCGAGGGCACGTGCGGCTGCGTCGTCGCCGTCGCCGACAAGCTCGACACCATCGCCGGCATGTTCGCCATCGGCGAGCCGCCCACCGGCTCCAAGGACCCCTACGCGCTGCGTCGCGCGGCCATCGGCGTCGTGACGATCCTGCGCGACCGCCTGCACGTTGGCTACGAGCCGCTCGTGGCAGCCGCCCTCGAGTCCCTTGCGGACCAGGGCATCGAGTTCGACGCCGGCAAGGTCGCCGAGGACGTGAACGCGTTCATCCTGGGCCGCATGCAGCAGATGGCCCGCGAGGACGGCATCTCCGCAGACACGGTCAGCGCCGTGAGCGCCGGTTCCGTCACCGCTCCCGACGACTTCTTCGCCCTCGCGCACGCGCTCGAGGGCGCCCGCGCCAACGACCCCGAGACGTTCGAGAACCTCGCCGTGGCCTATGCCCGCGCCGCGCACCTCGCCGACGCCTCGCTGGGCACCGAGCTCGACGAGTCGCTCATGGGCGACGCCGAGAAGGCGCTCTCCCAGGCCGTCCGCGCCTCTCGCGCATCCATCTCCGAGGCCCTCGAGGCCAAGAGGCTCGATGACGTCATCGGCCAGCTCGCGTCTCTCCGCGAGCCCATCGACGCCTTCTTTGCCGACGTCATGGTCATGGACGAGGACGTGGCGCTTCGCGAGAACAGGCTCCGTCTGCTCAACAACCTCGTCGAGGTGTTCTCGGGCATCGCGAACGTGGGCGAGCTCGCGCGCAAGAAGTAG
- a CDS encoding KH domain-containing protein — translation MDAETQVAADAQDAAEELPSDRIADLVELIVCGLVDDEDAVSLDVTDREDGTLIEIECAADDAGKVIGRHGRQIKAIRTIARALGQRVGSSVDVEVLG, via the coding sequence ATGGACGCCGAGACTCAGGTGGCTGCTGACGCGCAGGACGCGGCAGAGGAGCTGCCGAGCGACCGCATCGCCGACCTTGTCGAGCTCATTGTGTGTGGGCTCGTCGATGACGAGGATGCCGTCTCCCTTGACGTGACCGACCGAGAGGACGGCACGCTCATCGAGATCGAGTGCGCCGCCGACGACGCCGGTAAGGTCATCGGCAGGCACGGTCGCCAGATCAAGGCCATTCGCACGATTGCCCGAGCCCTTGGGCAGCGAGTGGGTTCCTCTGTAGACGTCGAGGTGCTTGGCTAA
- a CDS encoding sensor histidine kinase, translated as MLGKLRRRFVAIIMLLVGSLVIAMVGISYRNTMSSLDSIVSRSLDMALEERSALPDSDADGEALGMEHLPVLWIDLSGTGAKLGSNETRLCFDTDHLTEAIGSAISSDQDEGRLSEFHLTWRRVSSPYGWRLAVADTTSIDAERNAQIISSLKLGGAGMLVLLALAIVLSKWASRPVQVAWEQQHQFVADASHELKTPLAVIIANNGILERREDELPQDCVRWVRSTRDEAERMRGLIEEMLELARTEEGGGGVRRDVDVDLSELVEGEALQFDAVAYERGTSIETDISPEAHVSGDPEQLDRLVKTLIDNACKYAAVGTRVTVRLERRAGTATLSVNNEGDPIPPEDLPHVFDRFYRSDKARARSTGGFGLGLAIAKGIAESHGGRIEVKSSAGQGTTFTVTLHETRE; from the coding sequence GTGCTAGGAAAGCTCAGGAGAAGGTTCGTCGCCATCATCATGCTGCTCGTGGGCTCCCTCGTGATAGCCATGGTGGGCATCAGCTACCGCAACACGATGTCATCGCTCGACTCCATCGTGAGCCGCTCACTCGACATGGCACTCGAGGAGCGCTCGGCGCTGCCAGACTCGGACGCAGACGGGGAGGCGCTCGGCATGGAGCACCTCCCCGTGCTGTGGATCGACCTCTCCGGCACCGGAGCAAAGCTCGGGTCCAACGAGACGCGCCTGTGCTTTGACACGGACCATCTCACCGAGGCGATTGGCAGCGCCATCTCAAGCGACCAGGACGAGGGCCGCCTCTCGGAGTTTCACCTCACCTGGAGGCGCGTCAGCTCGCCATATGGATGGAGACTCGCCGTAGCCGACACCACGAGCATCGACGCCGAGAGAAACGCTCAGATCATAAGCAGCCTCAAGCTAGGCGGCGCTGGCATGCTCGTCCTTCTCGCCCTCGCGATCGTCCTGTCCAAGTGGGCGTCAAGGCCCGTCCAGGTTGCCTGGGAGCAGCAGCACCAGTTCGTGGCCGACGCCTCCCACGAACTCAAGACGCCACTCGCGGTCATCATCGCCAACAACGGGATTCTCGAGCGCCGGGAGGACGAGCTCCCGCAGGACTGCGTTCGCTGGGTGAGGAGCACCCGCGACGAGGCGGAGCGGATGCGCGGGCTCATCGAGGAGATGCTCGAGCTCGCGCGGACCGAGGAGGGCGGAGGGGGCGTCAGGAGAGACGTAGACGTCGACCTCTCGGAGCTCGTCGAGGGCGAGGCGCTCCAGTTCGACGCCGTGGCCTACGAGCGTGGCACCTCCATCGAGACGGACATCTCGCCGGAAGCACACGTGAGCGGAGACCCCGAGCAGCTCGACCGCCTCGTCAAGACGCTCATCGACAACGCCTGCAAGTATGCGGCCGTGGGCACGAGGGTCACCGTGAGGCTCGAGCGCAGGGCGGGCACGGCCACGCTGTCCGTTAACAACGAAGGCGACCCCATACCGCCCGAGGACCTCCCCCACGTCTTCGACCGCTTCTACCGCTCGGACAAGGCCCGCGCCCGCTCGACGGGGGGCTTTGGGCTGGGCCTTGCCATCGCCAAGGGTATAGCCGAGAGCCACGGGGGAAGAATCGAGGTCAAGAGCAGCGCCGGGCAGGGAACGACGTTTACGGTGACGCTCCACGAGACAAGGGAGTAG
- the yqeK gene encoding bis(5'-nucleosyl)-tetraphosphatase (symmetrical) YqeK, translating into MSSPSKSLESAWAKGGPSWLDVSVEYGEDQLAFIEGYENAAREQLAPKPKRLAHSLSVGLTAERLAAIYGVEPYLARVAGILHDWEKVLTARESIARASGLGIELGVELALVEPLLHGMIAARELPERFPELPDDVWQAIDRHTLGNAHMSPLDMVVFVADGIEPLRRPADAIKRQRKLVGKASLSDLYWECFSDGVSYVIETRRYLYPGTLSIYNDIVLERTQERGDK; encoded by the coding sequence ATGAGCTCGCCTTCCAAGTCCCTCGAGTCCGCCTGGGCCAAGGGCGGCCCATCCTGGCTTGACGTCTCTGTCGAGTATGGGGAGGACCAGCTCGCCTTTATCGAGGGCTACGAGAACGCTGCGCGCGAGCAGCTTGCGCCGAAGCCCAAGCGGCTCGCGCACTCGCTGTCCGTGGGACTCACGGCAGAGAGGCTTGCGGCAATCTATGGCGTTGAGCCCTACCTGGCTCGCGTTGCCGGTATCCTGCATGACTGGGAGAAGGTACTTACCGCCCGCGAGTCCATCGCCCGCGCTTCTGGGCTTGGCATCGAGCTCGGAGTTGAGCTCGCGCTCGTTGAGCCCCTCCTGCACGGCATGATCGCCGCTCGCGAGCTTCCCGAGCGCTTTCCGGAGCTTCCAGACGACGTCTGGCAGGCGATTGACCGTCACACGCTCGGCAACGCGCACATGAGCCCACTCGATATGGTCGTGTTCGTCGCCGATGGCATCGAGCCGCTCCGCAGGCCGGCGGACGCCATCAAGCGTCAGCGCAAGCTCGTGGGCAAGGCGAGCCTCTCCGACCTGTACTGGGAGTGCTTCTCGGACGGCGTCTCCTACGTCATCGAGACGAGGCGCTACCTGTATCCGGGCACGCTCTCTATCTACAACGACATCGTGCTCGAGAGGACTCAGGAGAGGGGCGACAAATGA
- the trmD gene encoding tRNA (guanosine(37)-N1)-methyltransferase TrmD: MLIETLSVFPGVFGSYLGASIMGRAQDKGILEFRAHDLRDWTHDRHRTVDDAPFGGGQGMLMKPAPIFEAMADIKASDSRPAWVIFFTPVGTPFTQDVAERLSHEERLVFVCGRYEGMDERVYELADESLSLGDYVLTGGELPAMVVTDAVVRLLPGALGDEMSSVDESFSSGLLEYAQYTRPADYEGRTVPEVLLSGDHAKVDAWRRRNAIERTARLRPDLLDAAELTVDERAYARELLDGSVS; the protein is encoded by the coding sequence ATGCTCATCGAGACGCTTTCGGTCTTTCCGGGCGTGTTTGGCTCCTACCTCGGCGCCTCAATCATGGGGCGTGCCCAGGACAAGGGCATCCTCGAGTTTAGGGCCCACGACCTTCGCGACTGGACGCATGACAGGCACCGTACGGTCGACGATGCACCGTTTGGCGGTGGGCAGGGCATGCTCATGAAGCCCGCGCCCATCTTCGAGGCGATGGCTGACATCAAGGCGTCTGATTCCAGGCCCGCGTGGGTCATCTTCTTCACGCCGGTCGGCACGCCGTTCACGCAAGACGTCGCCGAGAGGCTCTCGCACGAGGAGCGTCTCGTGTTCGTCTGCGGTCGCTATGAGGGCATGGACGAGCGCGTCTACGAGCTCGCCGATGAGTCGCTGAGCCTTGGTGACTACGTCCTCACGGGCGGGGAGCTTCCGGCGATGGTCGTCACGGATGCCGTCGTGAGGCTGCTGCCTGGAGCACTTGGTGACGAGATGAGCTCCGTGGACGAGTCGTTCTCCTCGGGGCTTCTCGAGTACGCCCAGTACACGAGGCCCGCAGACTACGAGGGCCGAACTGTCCCCGAGGTTCTGCTCTCGGGCGACCATGCCAAGGTTGACGCCTGGCGCCGGAGAAACGCCATCGAGCGAACGGCTCGCCTCAGGCCCGATCTCCTTGATGCGGCCGAGCTTACGGTCGATGAGCGCGCCTATGCCCGCGAGCTTCTTGACGGGAGCGTGAGCTAG
- the dinB gene encoding DNA polymerase IV, whose amino-acid sequence MEQSGTGPRDPMDVPWEGRAIGLLDLDAFFASVEQLDHPEWRGRPVIVGGDADRRGVVSTASYEARAYGVHSAMPAAQAARLCPDAIWTHGHFDRYREMSARVMDIILDETPLVEQVSIDEAFFDVTPGRYSRESPVSICRRIQARVAELGVSCSIGLGVCKSVAKVASEAEKPRGLTVVLPGSEAAFLAPLPVRAMSGVGPATEARLARMGIRTLGALAGASDDTLTAELGSMGPALRARAAGTERAPVGERAKPDEAKSVSNERTFAKDLTDESAIRSALDATCGMVARRLRRKGLAGSCVTVRLKRDACTSRTAQARLDEPADDEFLISPVAQRLLGQLWRPGDPVRLIGVGVSDFSVPAPRQLGLFDDPRQVQRQESMRALHRTTDALRDRFGDEAVAFGRDIRLRKSTTNTQPQHKEDA is encoded by the coding sequence ATGGAACAAAGCGGAACAGGGCCGCGAGACCCCATGGACGTCCCCTGGGAGGGACGAGCCATAGGTCTCCTCGATCTTGATGCGTTCTTTGCGAGCGTCGAGCAGCTCGATCATCCGGAGTGGCGCGGCCGGCCCGTCATCGTAGGCGGCGACGCAGACCGCAGGGGCGTGGTTTCCACGGCGTCTTACGAGGCGCGTGCCTATGGCGTCCACTCCGCGATGCCGGCGGCGCAGGCGGCAAGGCTGTGCCCGGACGCAATCTGGACGCATGGCCACTTCGATCGCTACCGAGAGATGAGCGCCCGCGTCATGGACATAATCCTGGACGAGACGCCGCTCGTTGAGCAAGTCTCGATCGATGAGGCCTTCTTTGACGTGACGCCCGGCCGTTACTCCAGGGAAAGCCCGGTGAGCATCTGTCGCAGGATCCAGGCACGCGTGGCCGAGCTTGGCGTGAGCTGCTCCATTGGCCTGGGCGTGTGCAAGAGCGTGGCCAAGGTGGCGTCCGAGGCGGAGAAACCGCGCGGGCTCACGGTAGTCCTGCCCGGCAGCGAGGCGGCATTTCTCGCTCCCCTGCCCGTGAGGGCCATGAGCGGCGTGGGTCCCGCGACCGAGGCTCGCCTCGCACGCATGGGAATCAGAACGCTTGGCGCCCTCGCCGGCGCCTCTGACGACACCCTGACGGCAGAGCTCGGGTCCATGGGTCCAGCCCTGAGGGCACGGGCGGCCGGGACCGAGCGCGCACCCGTGGGAGAGCGGGCAAAGCCCGACGAGGCAAAGTCCGTCTCCAACGAGCGCACCTTCGCGAAAGACCTCACCGACGAGAGCGCCATTCGCTCCGCCCTCGATGCCACGTGCGGCATGGTGGCGAGAAGGCTGAGGAGAAAGGGGCTCGCGGGATCGTGCGTGACCGTGCGCCTCAAGCGCGATGCCTGCACGTCTCGCACGGCCCAGGCGCGGCTCGACGAGCCGGCCGATGACGAGTTCCTCATATCCCCCGTGGCCCAACGACTCTTGGGCCAGCTCTGGAGACCAGGTGACCCGGTGAGGCTCATCGGGGTGGGCGTCTCGGACTTCTCGGTCCCCGCCCCTCGCCAGCTGGGACTGTTCGATGACCCGCGGCAGGTTCAGAGGCAAGAGTCCATGAGGGCCCTCCACCGCACGACGGACGCGTTGCGCGATCGCTTCGGCGACGAGGCCGTAGCCTTTGGGAGGGATATCAGGCTGAGGAAGTCCACGACGAACACCCAGCCCCAGCACAAGGAGGACGCCTAG
- a CDS encoding glycine--tRNA ligase subunit alpha, with the protein MKENALTFQDMILALEHYWADKGCTVMQPYDSEVGAGTFHTATTLRSLGPNAWRTCYPQPCRRPADGRYGENPNRMQHYYQFQVILKPCPVDSQDLYLGSLKAIGLDPAEHDVRFVEDDWESPTLGAWGLGWEVWMDGMEVTQYTYFQQVGGIEVDPVPVEITYGLERIAMYAQGVDSVYDLVWSYLPDGTPMTYGDVFHENEVEFSTYNFEVADVDMMRRKFDEYEAECHSCLERKLPLPAYDCVMKCSHAFNILDARGAISATERANYILRVRAVAKACCESYLAEVAGKKDTYSTKGEVA; encoded by the coding sequence ATGAAGGAAAACGCCCTCACGTTCCAAGACATGATTCTTGCCCTCGAGCACTACTGGGCAGATAAGGGCTGCACGGTCATGCAGCCCTATGACTCCGAGGTTGGCGCCGGAACCTTCCACACGGCAACGACCCTGCGCAGCCTGGGTCCCAACGCCTGGCGTACGTGCTACCCGCAGCCGTGTCGCCGCCCCGCGGACGGCCGCTACGGCGAGAACCCCAACCGCATGCAGCACTACTACCAGTTCCAGGTCATCCTGAAGCCCTGCCCCGTGGACTCCCAGGACCTCTACCTCGGCTCGCTCAAGGCCATCGGCCTCGACCCGGCCGAGCATGACGTCCGCTTCGTCGAGGACGACTGGGAGAGCCCCACGCTGGGCGCCTGGGGCCTTGGCTGGGAGGTCTGGATGGACGGCATGGAGGTCACGCAGTACACGTACTTCCAGCAGGTTGGCGGCATCGAGGTCGATCCCGTCCCGGTGGAGATCACGTACGGCCTCGAGCGCATCGCCATGTACGCGCAGGGTGTCGACTCGGTCTACGACCTCGTGTGGTCCTACCTGCCCGACGGCACTCCCATGACCTACGGCGACGTCTTCCATGAGAACGAGGTGGAGTTCTCCACGTACAACTTCGAGGTTGCCGACGTCGACATGATGCGTCGCAAGTTCGACGAGTACGAGGCAGAGTGCCACTCCTGCCTCGAGCGCAAGCTTCCTCTTCCGGCCTATGACTGCGTCATGAAGTGCAGCCACGCGTTCAACATCCTCGATGCCCGCGGTGCGATCTCTGCCACGGAGCGAGCCAACTACATCCTGCGCGTCCGCGCCGTTGCCAAGGCCTGCTGCGAGAGCTACCTCGCGGAGGTCGCCGGCAAGAAGGACACGTATTCCACGAAGGGCGAGGTGGCCTAA
- a CDS encoding ribosome maturation factor RimM: MAAGYRLIARVVKTHGTKGEVVAVPAGGLPPVLSAGLRVAVVPPALKGKRWHTVEDVETSPAGQLVSLSGIKSLGDASELAGKSLIAAEEDLPDDLEMHDPQSLCGRDVVDGRLGLLGQIEEVMVGPANDVWVVDGELGETLVPVVEEMLDGVDEDGTIYVNIPVGLAPWDDGEAGEE, translated from the coding sequence GTGGCAGCCGGATATAGGCTCATAGCCCGTGTGGTAAAGACCCACGGGACCAAGGGGGAGGTCGTTGCGGTTCCCGCAGGCGGCCTTCCCCCTGTTTTGTCGGCAGGGCTTCGCGTCGCCGTCGTGCCGCCTGCGCTCAAGGGCAAGCGCTGGCACACGGTCGAGGACGTGGAGACGAGCCCTGCCGGCCAGCTCGTCTCGCTCTCCGGTATCAAGAGCCTCGGGGACGCGAGCGAGCTTGCGGGCAAGTCTCTCATCGCCGCCGAGGAGGACCTGCCCGACGACCTCGAGATGCATGACCCCCAGAGCCTGTGTGGCCGCGACGTCGTCGATGGCCGCCTCGGACTTCTCGGCCAGATCGAGGAGGTCATGGTGGGGCCGGCCAACGACGTGTGGGTCGTGGACGGCGAGCTCGGCGAGACGCTCGTTCCCGTCGTCGAGGAGATGCTCGATGGCGTGGACGAGGACGGGACGATCTACGTCAACATCCCGGTTGGCCTCGCCCCCTGGGACGACGGAGAGGCGGGGGAGGAGTAG
- the rpsP gene encoding 30S ribosomal protein S16, which yields MAVKIRLARHGAKKRPYYRVVVADSRNPRDGRHTDEVGRYNPLTNPKTITLDLEKIDEWIAKGAQPSDSVAHLIDIVRSGAPAPEKKVKKSKKQLAKDAAAAEAAAEAESAE from the coding sequence TTGGCAGTCAAGATTCGCCTGGCCCGTCACGGTGCCAAGAAGCGTCCGTACTATCGCGTCGTCGTTGCCGATAGCCGCAACCCCCGCGACGGTCGTCACACCGACGAGGTCGGTCGTTACAACCCGCTGACCAACCCCAAGACCATCACGCTCGACCTCGAGAAGATCGACGAGTGGATCGCCAAGGGTGCCCAGCCCTCTGACTCCGTGGCTCACCTCATCGACATCGTTCGCTCTGGTGCCCCCGCGCCCGAGAAGAAGGTCAAGAAGTCCAAGAAGCAGCTCGCCAAGGACGCCGCTGCCGCCGAGGCCGCTGCTGAGGCCGAGAGCGCCGAGTAG
- the lepB gene encoding signal peptidase I has product MRDIAEVIVLIAVAIFLALGIRTFVAEPFIIPSASMSDTLKVGDRLVGEKLTYRTSEPQVGDIVTFTDPEDGSLTLIKRVIATAGQTVELVDGVVYVDGEALDEPYTDGKPSNPLPTHSSQLASGVSYPYVVPQGCIWVMGDNRTNSQDSRYFGAISVSSVTSKALFVFWPLEDAGTI; this is encoded by the coding sequence TTGAGAGACATTGCCGAGGTCATCGTCCTCATCGCCGTTGCGATTTTCCTTGCGCTCGGTATCAGGACGTTCGTGGCAGAGCCGTTCATCATCCCCTCGGCCTCGATGTCCGACACCCTCAAGGTGGGCGACCGTCTCGTAGGCGAGAAGCTCACGTACCGAACCTCTGAGCCCCAGGTTGGGGACATCGTGACGTTCACCGACCCCGAGGACGGCAGCCTCACGCTCATCAAGCGCGTCATCGCCACGGCAGGCCAGACGGTCGAGCTCGTGGACGGCGTCGTCTACGTTGACGGCGAGGCGCTTGACGAGCCCTACACCGACGGCAAGCCGAGCAATCCGCTGCCCACACACTCTTCCCAGCTTGCTAGCGGCGTCTCGTATCCCTACGTGGTGCCGCAGGGCTGCATATGGGTCATGGGAGACAACCGCACGAACTCGCAGGACTCGCGCTACTTTGGCGCCATTTCCGTCTCGAGCGTCACCTCGAAGGCCCTGTTCGTCTTTTGGCCGCTCGAGGATGCTGGTACCATCTAG
- a CDS encoding response regulator transcription factor: protein MNILVVEDERNLADAICHILEQEGYNAEAAYDGKTGLAYAESGLYDAAILDVMLPGMDGFSIVRTLRQAQNDLPIMMLTAKTSTRDKVEGLDCGADDYMTKPFEAPELLARVRALTRRKGEMVIDAMEFGDLSLDLETHDLSCGDASAHLSKREFDVMRMLMSGTGRIVSKQDLLTRVWGADADASENSVEAYVSFLRKKIKHVKSKVEITTLRMLGYRLEVVDQAAEAR from the coding sequence ATGAACATACTTGTTGTTGAGGACGAGAGAAACCTCGCCGATGCGATCTGCCACATTCTCGAGCAGGAGGGATACAACGCCGAGGCGGCCTACGATGGAAAGACCGGTCTCGCCTACGCCGAGAGCGGGTTGTACGACGCCGCCATTCTCGACGTCATGCTGCCGGGCATGGACGGCTTCTCCATCGTGAGGACGCTCAGGCAGGCGCAGAACGACCTTCCCATCATGATGCTCACTGCCAAGACGTCAACACGGGACAAGGTCGAGGGCCTCGACTGCGGCGCGGACGACTACATGACCAAGCCCTTCGAGGCCCCCGAGCTCCTTGCGCGCGTGCGGGCCCTCACGCGCAGAAAGGGCGAGATGGTCATCGATGCCATGGAGTTCGGAGATCTCAGCCTCGACCTCGAAACGCATGACCTGTCTTGCGGCGATGCATCGGCGCACCTCTCGAAGCGCGAGTTCGACGTCATGCGCATGCTCATGAGTGGCACGGGCCGCATCGTGTCCAAGCAGGACCTGCTCACACGCGTGTGGGGAGCCGACGCGGACGCCTCGGAGAACTCCGTCGAGGCGTACGTGAGCTTCCTGCGCAAGAAGATCAAGCACGTCAAGAGCAAGGTGGAGATCACAACGCTTCGCATGCTGGGCTATCGTCTGGAGGTCGTGGATCAGGCGGCCGAGGCAAGGTAG